A section of the Capra hircus breed San Clemente chromosome 23, ASM170441v1, whole genome shotgun sequence genome encodes:
- the LOC108633459 gene encoding BOLA class I histocompatibility antigen, alpha chain BL3-7-like isoform X2, translating to MEPRARWVEQEGPEYWDRETRKANDDAQTFRANLNTLRGYYNQSEAGSHTLQCMYGCDVGPDGLLLRGFMQYGYDGRDYIALNEDLRSWTAADTAAQVSKRNAVAAGGADHYRNYLVGECVEWLRRYLETGKDTLQRADPPKAHVTHHPTSERGVTLRCWALGFYPEEISLTWQRNGEDQTQDMELVETRPSGDGTFQKWAALVVPSGEEQRYTCRVQHEGLQEPLTLRWEPPQTSFLTMGIIVGLVLLVVAVVAGAVIWMKKRSAEKRQTYTQAASSDSAQGSDVSLMAPKV from the exons ATGGAGCCGCGGGCGCGGTGGGTGGAGCAGGAGGGGCCCGAGTATTGGGATCGGGAGACACGAAAGGCCAACGATGACGCACAGACTTTCCGAGCGAACCTGAACACCCTGCGCGGCTACTACAACCAGAGCGAGGCCG GGTCTCACACCCTCCAGTGTATGTACGGCTGCGACGTGGGGCCGGACGGGCTTCTCCTCCGCGGGTTCATGCAGTACGGCTACGACGGCAGAGATTACATCGCCCTGAACGAGGACCTGCGCTCCTGGACCGCGGCGGACACGGCGGCTCAGGTCTCCAAGCGCAATGCTGTGGCGGCAGGTGGTGCGGATCACTACAGGAACTACCTGGTGGGCGAGTGCGTGGAGTGGCTCCGCAGATACCTGGAGACCGGGAAGGACACGCTGCAGCGCGCAG ACCCTCCAAAGGCACATGTGACCCATCACCCCACCTCTGAGCGTGGGGTCACCCTGAGGTGCTGGGCCTTGGGCTTTTACCCTGAGGAGATCTCACTGACCTGGCAGCGCAATGGGGAGGACCAGACCCAGGACATGGAGCTTGTGGAGACCAGGCCTTCAGGGGATGGAACCTTCCAGAAGTGGGCGGCCCTGGTGGTGCCTTCTGGAGAGGAGCAGAGATACACGTGCCGTGTGCAGCACGAGGGGCTTCAGGAGCCCCTCACCCTGAGATGGG AACCTCCTCAGACCTCCTTCCTCACCATGGGCATCATTGTTGGTCTGGTTCTCCTCGTGGTGGCTGTGGTGGCTGGAGCTGTGATCTGGATGAAGAAGCGCTCAg CTGAAAAAAGACAGACCTACACCCAAGCTGCAA GCAGTGACAGTGCTCAGGGCTCTGATGTGTCTCTCATGGCTCCTAAAG TGTGA
- the LOC108633459 gene encoding BOLA class I histocompatibility antigen, alpha chain BL3-7-like isoform X1, protein MRVMGPRTPFMLLLGTLVLTETLSGPHSLRYFLTAVSRPGRGEPRFIAVGYVDDTQFVRFDSDAPDPRMEPRARWVEQEGPEYWDRETRKANDDAQTFRANLNTLRGYYNQSEAGSHTLQCMYGCDVGPDGLLLRGFMQYGYDGRDYIALNEDLRSWTAADTAAQVSKRNAVAAGGADHYRNYLVGECVEWLRRYLETGKDTLQRADPPKAHVTHHPTSERGVTLRCWALGFYPEEISLTWQRNGEDQTQDMELVETRPSGDGTFQKWAALVVPSGEEQRYTCRVQHEGLQEPLTLRWEPPQTSFLTMGIIVGLVLLVVAVVAGAVIWMKKRSAEKRQTYTQAASSDSAQGSDVSLMAPKV, encoded by the exons ATGCGAGTCATGGGGCCGCGAACCCCCTTCATGTTGCTCCTGGGGACCCTGGTCCTGACTGAGACCCTGTCTG gcccGCACTCCCTGAGGTATTTCCTCACCGCCGTGTCCCGGCCCGGCCGCGGGGAGCCCCGCTTCATCGCCGTCGGCTACGTGGACGACACGCAGTTCGTGCGGTTCGACAGCGACGCCCCGGATCCGAGGATGGAGCCGCGGGCGCGGTGGGTGGAGCAGGAGGGGCCCGAGTATTGGGATCGGGAGACACGAAAGGCCAACGATGACGCACAGACTTTCCGAGCGAACCTGAACACCCTGCGCGGCTACTACAACCAGAGCGAGGCCG GGTCTCACACCCTCCAGTGTATGTACGGCTGCGACGTGGGGCCGGACGGGCTTCTCCTCCGCGGGTTCATGCAGTACGGCTACGACGGCAGAGATTACATCGCCCTGAACGAGGACCTGCGCTCCTGGACCGCGGCGGACACGGCGGCTCAGGTCTCCAAGCGCAATGCTGTGGCGGCAGGTGGTGCGGATCACTACAGGAACTACCTGGTGGGCGAGTGCGTGGAGTGGCTCCGCAGATACCTGGAGACCGGGAAGGACACGCTGCAGCGCGCAG ACCCTCCAAAGGCACATGTGACCCATCACCCCACCTCTGAGCGTGGGGTCACCCTGAGGTGCTGGGCCTTGGGCTTTTACCCTGAGGAGATCTCACTGACCTGGCAGCGCAATGGGGAGGACCAGACCCAGGACATGGAGCTTGTGGAGACCAGGCCTTCAGGGGATGGAACCTTCCAGAAGTGGGCGGCCCTGGTGGTGCCTTCTGGAGAGGAGCAGAGATACACGTGCCGTGTGCAGCACGAGGGGCTTCAGGAGCCCCTCACCCTGAGATGGG AACCTCCTCAGACCTCCTTCCTCACCATGGGCATCATTGTTGGTCTGGTTCTCCTCGTGGTGGCTGTGGTGGCTGGAGCTGTGATCTGGATGAAGAAGCGCTCAg CTGAAAAAAGACAGACCTACACCCAAGCTGCAA GCAGTGACAGTGCTCAGGGCTCTGATGTGTCTCTCATGGCTCCTAAAG TGTGA